One window from the genome of Pyxicephalus adspersus chromosome 6, UCB_Pads_2.0, whole genome shotgun sequence encodes:
- the ENKD1 gene encoding enkurin domain-containing protein 1 produces MCEGASRISGPIPPDPTLFPDCYRRPETARGRLEGTHVKLDFLSGPLAPDPTFYPTCYTARPAPPAPRIRPNAQDILERGQKGTIGVLLRLEGISLNGQSSPPRKSKDHGKENVRRMREIQKRFREKEIDREQGAPKPVRALWKSTKYENVESKVKVKLQDPPPPPPLNAGPANFLKSHSRCGSGLPPKRPSSPGPSRPNSARQSMEVHGSSIDFVAHNARNAKKVQIRRSRSMQTLNEVLEDKQREQKEYDSKQKGQVPQYLLDLKQQWLREKEEMKKQTPDPAMPPGHTMMPEQERQETLRKLRETQAQLTKELLMLPVRADTLSIQNRRTELDKKLSEIEEGIKIFSRPKVFIKIDS; encoded by the coding sequence ATGTGTGAGGGAGCCTCCAGAATCTCGGGCCCCATCCCCCCGGATCCCACACTTTTTCCAGACTGTTACAGGCGACCTGAGACGGCCCGAGGGAGGCTGGAAGGAACTCATGTCAAACTGGATTTCCTGTCTGGACCCTTGGCCCCAGATCCCACCTTCTACCCGACATGTTACACTGCTCGGCCTGCTCCCCCTGCACCCAGAATCCGCCCCAATGCCCAGGATATCCTGGAGCGGGGCCAGAAAGGAACTATAGGGGTCCTGCTCAGACTGGAGGGCATCTCCCTGAATGGGCAGTCCTCACCTCCACGGAAGAGCAAGGACCACGGCAAGGAGAATGTACGCAGGATGAGGGAAATACAAAAGCGTTTTCGGGAGAAGGAGATAGACCGGGAACAGGGGGCCCCAAAACCAGTCAGAGCTCTTTGGAAGTCCACAAAATATGAGAATGTGGAATCCAAGGTGAAAGTTAAACTCCAAGATCCTCCGCCACCACCCCCTCTCAATGCCGGCCCAGCTAACTTCCTCAAATCACATTCCCGCTGTGGTTCTGGGCTACCACCAAAGAGACCCAGCTCTCCAGGGCCCAGCCGGCCCAACAGTGCCAGGCAATCTATGGAAGTGCATGGATCCAGTATTGACTTTGTAGCCCACAATGCTAGAAATGCCAAGAAGGTGCAGATCAGACGCTCCAGATCCATGCAAACACTCAATGAAGTGCTGGAAGACAAACAAAGGGAGCAGAAAGAATACGACTCCAAGCAGAAGGGGCAAGTTCCCCAATATCTCCTGGATCTGAAGCAGCAATGGCTCAGGGAGAAGGAGGAAATGAAGAAGCAGACCCCTGACCCTGCTATGCCACCCGGTCACACCATGATGCCAGAGCAAGAAAGGCAAGAGACCTTACGGAAACTTAGGGAGACGCAGGCCCAGCTGACCAAGGAGTTGCTGATGCTCCCGGTCAGAGCAGATACACTCAGCATCCAGAACCGGCGCACAGAGCTAGACAAAAAACTTTCTGAAATTGAGGAGGGCATCAAAATCTTTTCCCGTCCTAAGGTCTTCATCAAGATTGACTCCTAA